The Halichoerus grypus chromosome 15, mHalGry1.hap1.1, whole genome shotgun sequence genome includes a window with the following:
- the ZNF584 gene encoding zinc finger protein 584 isoform X2: protein MLENFALIGSLGFAPSRSHVVAQLESEEELWVPNMVDLTLGSRAEVRKGPGPGCPCRLEDEEASPEQIKSYKVYLSEKPLLCGESGKDVPTTLGLLQHQATHSKEKLHKSTKPGEAFQPSSSCQQQQGLHTTQKAFKCSDCGKAFLKAFALLDHLITHPKERPFRCLKVGNAPKEKSTHVNYQKIHTGETSHVCNECGKVFSYPSKLRKHQKVHTGIKPFKCDECGKTFNRKDALVLHQRIHTGERPYECSECGKAFSVLSTLIRHRKVHIGERPYECRECGKFFKYNHSFILHQRVHTGERPYECKQCGKTYVTRSGLYQHWKVHTGERPYECSLCGKTFTTRSYRNRHQQFHTEGRAYECTECGKAFKHSSTLLQHKKVHTGERP from the exons GATTTGCACCTTCAAGGTCCCATGTGGTTGCCCAACTGGAGAGTGAAGAAGAGCTCTGGGTGCCCAACATGGTGGACTTGACACTGGGCAGCAGAGCAGAGGTCAGGAAGGGTCCTGGTCCTG GTTGTCCATGTAGACTGGAAGATGAGGAAGCCTCTCCAGAGCAGATCAAGAGCTACAAAGTCTACCTATCAGAGAAGCCCCTTCTGTGTGGGGAGTCTGGAAAGGACGTCCCTACCACCTTAGGCCTCCTCCAGCACCAGGCCACCCACAGCAAGGAGAAGCTACACAAGAGCACCAAGCCTGGGGAGGCCTTCCAACCCAGCTCCAGTTGCCAGCAGCAGCAGGGCCTCCACACCACACAGAAGGCCTTCAAGTGCAGTGACTGTGGGAAAGCCTTCCTGAAGGCTTTTGCACTCCTCGACCATCTGATAACTCACCCCAAAGAGAGACCCTTTAGATGCCTGAAAGTTGGAAATGCCCCCAAGGAGAAATCCACCCATGTTAATTACCAAAAAATTCACACTGGAGAAACATCCCATGTGTGTAATGAGTGTGGAAAGGTCTTCAGTTATCCATCTAAACTGAGGAAGCACCAGAAGGTTCACACGGGCATAAAACCTTTCAAGTGTGATGAGTGTGGCAAAACCTTCAACCGTAAAGATGCACTTGTTCTGcaccagagaattcacactggagaaaggccttatgagtgcagcgaatgtgggaaagccttcagcgTTCTGTCTACTCTTATTCGGCACCGGAAAGTTCACATTGGAGAAAGGCCCTACGAGTGCAGGGAATGTGGGAAGTTCTTTAAATACAACCATAGCTTCATTCTTCAccagagagttcacactggagaaaggccttatgagtgcaAGCAATGTGGGAAAACTTACGTGACCCGCTCTGGCCTGTATCAGCACTGGAAAGTTCACACTGGAGAACGGCCCTATGAGTGCAGCCTGTGTGGGAAGACCTTCACCACCAGGTCCTACCGCAATCGGCACCAGCAGTTCCACACTGAAGGGAGAGCCTATGAATGTacagaatgtgggaaagccttcaaaCACAGTTCTACCCTCCTTCAGCACAAGAAAGtccacactggagaaaggccGTAA
- the ZNF584 gene encoding zinc finger protein 584 isoform X3, translating into MVDLTLGSRAEVRKGPGPGCPCRLEDEEASPEQIKSYKVYLSEKPLLCGESGKDVPTTLGLLQHQATHSKEKLHKSTKPGEAFQPSSSCQQQQGLHTTQKAFKCSDCGKAFLKAFALLDHLITHPKERPFRCLKVGNAPKEKSTHVNYQKIHTGETSHVCNECGKVFSYPSKLRKHQKVHTGIKPFKCDECGKTFNRKDALVLHQRIHTGERPYECSECGKAFSVLSTLIRHRKVHIGERPYECRECGKFFKYNHSFILHQRVHTGERPYECKQCGKTYVTRSGLYQHWKVHTGERPYECSLCGKTFTTRSYRNRHQQFHTEGRAYECTECGKAFKHSSTLLQHKKVHTGERP; encoded by the exons ATGGTGGACTTGACACTGGGCAGCAGAGCAGAGGTCAGGAAGGGTCCTGGTCCTG GTTGTCCATGTAGACTGGAAGATGAGGAAGCCTCTCCAGAGCAGATCAAGAGCTACAAAGTCTACCTATCAGAGAAGCCCCTTCTGTGTGGGGAGTCTGGAAAGGACGTCCCTACCACCTTAGGCCTCCTCCAGCACCAGGCCACCCACAGCAAGGAGAAGCTACACAAGAGCACCAAGCCTGGGGAGGCCTTCCAACCCAGCTCCAGTTGCCAGCAGCAGCAGGGCCTCCACACCACACAGAAGGCCTTCAAGTGCAGTGACTGTGGGAAAGCCTTCCTGAAGGCTTTTGCACTCCTCGACCATCTGATAACTCACCCCAAAGAGAGACCCTTTAGATGCCTGAAAGTTGGAAATGCCCCCAAGGAGAAATCCACCCATGTTAATTACCAAAAAATTCACACTGGAGAAACATCCCATGTGTGTAATGAGTGTGGAAAGGTCTTCAGTTATCCATCTAAACTGAGGAAGCACCAGAAGGTTCACACGGGCATAAAACCTTTCAAGTGTGATGAGTGTGGCAAAACCTTCAACCGTAAAGATGCACTTGTTCTGcaccagagaattcacactggagaaaggccttatgagtgcagcgaatgtgggaaagccttcagcgTTCTGTCTACTCTTATTCGGCACCGGAAAGTTCACATTGGAGAAAGGCCCTACGAGTGCAGGGAATGTGGGAAGTTCTTTAAATACAACCATAGCTTCATTCTTCAccagagagttcacactggagaaaggccttatgagtgcaAGCAATGTGGGAAAACTTACGTGACCCGCTCTGGCCTGTATCAGCACTGGAAAGTTCACACTGGAGAACGGCCCTATGAGTGCAGCCTGTGTGGGAAGACCTTCACCACCAGGTCCTACCGCAATCGGCACCAGCAGTTCCACACTGAAGGGAGAGCCTATGAATGTacagaatgtgggaaagccttcaaaCACAGTTCTACCCTCCTTCAGCACAAGAAAGtccacactggagaaaggccGTAA